The Rhodanobacteraceae bacterium DNA segment CCGTGCCGGCATGCGCTATCGGGATCTGCTGCCGGGGAGACTCGGCGGACGCTTCATCGCCTCGCATATCCGCATTGATGACGGCGGTCCGGTACCCGACTACGTGCACTACCACGAAGTTCAGTTTCAGCTGATCTACTGCCATCGCGGTTGGGTACGCGTGGTCTACGAAGATCAGGGCGAGCCCTTCACGATGCTGCCGGGCGACTGCGTGCTGCAACCGCCGACCATCCGCCATCGAGTCCTGGAAGCTTCCGCCGGGCTGGAGGTCATCGAATTCGGCTCACCGGCCGAACATCCCACTCGCCGCGACCATGAACTGGAACTGCCCAACGCAGCCATTCAGCCGGGTCGGCGTTACGGCGGCCAGCGCTTCATCCATCACCAAGCCGCCACGGCCCTGTGGCAGCGGGATCAGGACTCAGGCCTAGAGTTTCGTGATCTCGGCATTGCCAAAGCCAGCGCCGGCCATGCGGACCTCAGGGTCTGGCGCATCCCGGGTGGGCGTTCGCTGGTCAGTGCCGGGCACAACAATGCGCTGCAGTGGTACGCCCTGCTGTCGGGCGAACTCTGCTTGAACAGCCGGGCGTTGGGGCAATACCTGTTGGTCAGCGGTGATGCCTTCACCGCTCCCGCTGGCGCCGATCTCCAGCTGTCAGCGACCAGCGCTGGTGAATTGCTGGCGCTGACGATTCCTGCCTGAACTGCTCGACGAGTCCGAGGCGAGCCGCGCAACGGCTTACCGGGGCGCCTTGTGGTCGTTGCCCGGACAGCGCTGCGCCCAGTTCGGGCTACCAAAGCCCGCGCCCTTGTCGGCAACCGACAACTGTCAACCGACAACCAGGTCAGCGTAGAGCCACATTCCCGGCCATCGGCCGAAATGCCGAGTCATCGGGGAATTCGCTGCGGACGGGCAGATCGGCCAAGGCCATGCGATTGGGCGCCTTGGGTGTGGACTCGTCGTAGGCCGCCTTGGATGCCAGCTGTGCTGCCTTGTGCGCGATCCGGCACAGATGTCCGCTGTCGTAGAAGGAGCTGTATTTGATCCAGCGCGGCCCGCCGGTCTTGCCCTTGGGGGCGATCCCCTTGCGACCGGGTCCGGGTCCGGCAAACAGCGGCACCCACAGCGCATCCTTGGGATTGGCTTCGATGCAGACGTAGAACTGCTGTGGCGAGTATTCGACGTCATCGGTGCCGGTGAAGCTGGCGCCGTCGGATGCGAGAGTCTGCGGGTCAAAGCGCAGCACCAGACCTGGTGCATGAACGTGGGGCATGAACATCCTTGAGTAGGTGCGCCGGCGGCGCCGGCTGCCGCATTGTAGCCCCCGCAAGCCGACTGCGCCGGTCGCGAGGCTCAGTCCAGCGCCGCCAGTTGTCGAAGTCGGTCGGCCGTGGTCGGGTCGGCCGGATAAAACGCCTCCAGCGCCAGCTCGGAGAGCGTGATTTCGGTCGGCGAGCCAAACACCGTCAAGGTTCCAAACAGGGCCAGATCCCCGACCGGACTGCGCAGGCGCAGCACCATCATCACATCGGGCAGCACCGATTCAGGCGCAGCGGCCGCGTCTTCACCCGGCAAGCTCGGGTACGCGGTCAACTCTTCGCTCAACTGCTGCAGTTGCGGGTCGTGAGTCTGCTCGCACAAGCGCTGCAGCCGCGCCAGCAGATAGCGGCGCCACTCTCCCAGATTGATGACCGCCGGGGCCAAACCCCGCGGATGCAGACTGACCTTGAGCACATTGACGGGCGCCGCCAGCAACTCGGGAGACGCCATCTGCAACAGCCGCTCGGCGCTGCGATTGCTGAGCAAGAGATTCCAGTGGCGATCCACCGCCAGTGCCGGAAAGGGCTCGTGGCCATCGAGCACGCTCTGTACCGCCTGCCGCGCCGCCTGCATGGGGGCGTCATTCAAGGCCTGCTCGACAAACTGCGGCGCAAAGCCCCCTGCCAGCAGCAGACGGTTGCGCTCTCGCAACGGCAGGTCCAGCGCTGCTGCCAATTCCAGGATGACTTCACGGCTGGGTCTGGAGCGACCGGTTTCCACAAAGCTGAGATGCCGGGTCGAAATCCGGGCATCGGCCGCCAGATCCAGCTGGCTGCGCCGGCGCCGATGGCGCCAGTCCCTGAGCAATAGTCCAACGGCGGATTCGCGATTCATGCGTCAATCCTAACCCTCCCACGGAAGCGTGGACATGACCTGCCAGGTAATCGACGGGTGCCAGCGCAGGTGCCAATCTGCGACGGTCACAGCCACAAGGGTCAAGCCGATGCAAGCAGAAAAACCGGCACGCGAATGGTTGATCCAGGGGGCTCTGCTGCTGGCAGGGCTGATTCATCTG contains these protein-coding regions:
- a CDS encoding cupin, with protein sequence MSLPDRLAIAPPLARAELQLATADLDAALDFYVDQLGFRLELIMPADDPRMALVSGHGIQLRLDATAAQTSTTPVRLRLPLAARAAHLPQELLLISPDGVQIEWADLEQAPLNPPGTQEFVLCRAAQNTSSVRGRAGMRYRDLLPGRLGGRFIASHIRIDDGGPVPDYVHYHEVQFQLIYCHRGWVRVVYEDQGEPFTMLPGDCVLQPPTIRHRVLEASAGLEVIEFGSPAEHPTRRDHELELPNAAIQPGRRYGGQRFIHHQAATALWQRDQDSGLEFRDLGIAKASAGHADLRVWRIPGGRSLVSAGHNNALQWYALLSGELCLNSRALGQYLLVSGDAFTAPAGADLQLSATSAGELLALTIPA
- a CDS encoding helix-turn-helix transcriptional regulator translates to MNRESAVGLLLRDWRHRRRRSQLDLAADARISTRHLSFVETGRSRPSREVILELAAALDLPLRERNRLLLAGGFAPQFVEQALNDAPMQAARQAVQSVLDGHEPFPALAVDRHWNLLLSNRSAERLLQMASPELLAAPVNVLKVSLHPRGLAPAVINLGEWRRYLLARLQRLCEQTHDPQLQQLSEELTAYPSLPGEDAAAAPESVLPDVMMVLRLRSPVGDLALFGTLTVFGSPTEITLSELALEAFYPADPTTADRLRQLAALD